The following are encoded together in the Lathyrus oleraceus cultivar Zhongwan6 chromosome 3, CAAS_Psat_ZW6_1.0, whole genome shotgun sequence genome:
- the LOC127130698 gene encoding secreted RxLR effector protein 161-like translates to MESCNPASTPMEPGTKLSKFDGGERVEAGKYQSLVGSLRYLTCTRPDISLSVGIVSQFMEEPVYTHWKALKQILRYIQGTVSLGMFYSNSDKYKLVGYSDSDWCGDIDDRKSTSGYVFFMGNTAFTWLSKKQPIVTLSTCEAKYVAASWCVCHAIWLRRLMSKMELEQKDATIIQVDNRSAIALAKNPVNHERSKHIDVRFHFIREHVKEGSVELKHVASKDQAADIFTKPLSKEIFDKEKKLIGMMNRRNI, encoded by the coding sequence ATGGAAAGCTGCAATCCGGCTTCGACGCCAATGGAACCAGGAACAAAACTGTCAAAATTTGATGGAGGAGAACGTGTCGAAGCAGGAAAATATCAAAGTTTGGTAGGAAGTCTTCGCTATCTCACATGTACAAGACCAGATATCTCATTGAGTGTAGGCATTGTAAGTCAATTCATGGAGGAGCCAGTTTACACACATTGGAAAGCATTGAAGCAAATTCTGAGGTACATCCAAGGAACAGTGTCACTTGGGATGTTTTACTCGAATTCAGACAAATACAAGCTGGTTGGTTACTCTGACAGTGATTGGTGCGGAGACATAGACGatcgaaaaagcacttctggataTGTGTTTTTCATGGGAAATACTGCATTCACTTGGCTTTCTAAAAAGCAGCCAATAGTAACACTTTCGACATGTGAAGCAAAATATGTAGCAGCATCCTGGTGCGTTTGTCATGCAATATGGCTCAGAAGATTGATGAGTAAAATGGAACTAGAACAGAAAGATGCTACAATAATACAAGTTGACAACAGGTCAGCAATTGCGTTAGCAAAGAATCCAGTAAACCATGAAAGGAGCAAACACATTGACGTTCGTTTTCACTTTATTCGAGAACACGTGAAGGAAGGAAGTGTCGAATTGAAGCATGTAGCAAGTAAGGACCAAGCAGCagacattttcacaaaaccactatCAAAAGAAATCTTCGACAAAGAGAAGAAATTGATAGGCATGATGAATAGAAGAAACATTTAA